One segment of Phaeacidiphilus oryzae TH49 DNA contains the following:
- a CDS encoding Lrp/AsnC family transcriptional regulator, with translation MDAVDRQLIQALRENGRASYAELGRLVGLSGPSVTDRINRLEQAGVITGYRAEVDPASLGFGVTALIGLQLSDAADHEEVAVRLSDLREIEDCWFIAGEDSYMLKARVADVDGLEAVVRSLSLTKGVSRTRTTVVLSTKWENRVNELPEED, from the coding sequence ATGGACGCGGTGGACAGGCAGCTCATCCAGGCTCTCCGGGAGAACGGCCGGGCCTCCTACGCGGAGCTGGGCCGGCTGGTCGGGCTGTCCGGGCCGAGCGTCACCGATCGGATCAACCGCCTGGAGCAGGCCGGGGTGATCACCGGCTACCGGGCCGAGGTCGACCCGGCCTCGCTCGGCTTCGGCGTCACCGCGCTGATCGGACTGCAGCTCTCGGACGCCGCCGACCACGAGGAGGTCGCGGTCCGGCTGAGCGATCTCCGCGAGATCGAGGACTGCTGGTTCATCGCCGGCGAGGACTCGTACATGCTCAAGGCCCGGGTGGCCGACGTGGACGGGCTGGAAGCGGTGGTGCGGAGCCTGTCGCTGACCAAGGGCGTCTCCCGGACCAGGACCACCGTGGTGCTCTCCACCAAGTGGGAGAACCGCGTCAACGAACTTCCCGAGGAGGACTGA
- a CDS encoding UbiX family flavin prenyltransferase, protein MGEEQREPWVVGVSGASGTPYAAATINGLLDAGESVDLVVSRAARLTLIDETGRPFRDAHWREDLAAWLGRKEDALDDAVRYHPAGDLAAGPSSGSYPAKGMIVVPASTAAVAGIALGLSKDLLQRAASVTLKERRRLVVCLRETPLSGVTLRQLVALHDEGAVVLPASPGFYAGGSTAQELVDFVAGRVLDAAGVPHGLYRRWSGELGEARVARAE, encoded by the coding sequence GTGGGAGAAGAGCAGCGAGAACCCTGGGTCGTCGGGGTGTCCGGCGCGTCCGGGACGCCCTACGCCGCGGCGACGATCAACGGGCTGCTGGACGCCGGCGAGAGCGTCGACCTCGTCGTCAGCCGCGCCGCCCGGCTCACCCTCATCGACGAGACGGGACGCCCCTTCCGCGACGCCCACTGGCGCGAGGACCTCGCCGCCTGGCTGGGCCGGAAGGAGGACGCGCTGGACGACGCCGTCCGCTACCACCCGGCGGGCGACCTCGCCGCCGGCCCGTCCTCCGGCTCGTACCCGGCCAAGGGCATGATCGTGGTCCCGGCCAGCACCGCCGCCGTCGCCGGCATCGCCCTCGGCCTGTCGAAGGACCTGCTCCAGCGCGCGGCCAGCGTCACCCTCAAGGAGCGCCGCCGCCTGGTGGTCTGCCTCCGCGAGACCCCGCTCAGCGGGGTGACCCTGCGGCAGCTCGTCGCGCTCCACGACGAGGGCGCCGTCGTGCTGCCCGCCTCGCCCGGCTTCTACGCCGGCGGCTCGACCGCACAGGAGCTGGTGGACTTCGTGGCCGGCCGGGTGCTGGACGCGGCCGGCGTCCCGCACGGCCTCTACCGGCGCTGGAGCGGGGAGCTCGGCGAGGCCCGGGTAGCCCGGGCGGAGTGA
- a CDS encoding alpha,alpha-trehalose-phosphate synthase (UDP-forming), producing the protein MSARRDQSAPSEQERPQATVLVASNRGPASYSLSDDGSLSIKRGGGGLVSGLSAIGGADGTVWVCAALGEGDREAARRAPGGRLDHLAEESARTDQPVRMLDIDAGTFTRAYNGIANSTLWFVHHLLYDTPVKPVFDDRFRKEWDSYQAYNRAFAEALAAEAAPGATVLIQDYHLTLTPHQLRELRPDLRIGHFSHTPWAPPDYYRLLPDRVAAQVLEGVLGADRAAFLTRRWARTFADCCEAVLGAEVVDPGPDGGDLTIRHQGREVRIGVHGLGADAEFLRDRAHQPDVDSRLAGLRTSVGTGPDGRPRRTIVRVDRTELSKNIVRGLLAYRHLLRTREEWRGRVVHIAFAYPSRHDLPEYREYTAAVQRLAAEINDEFGTADWQPLLLHVDDDFPRSLAAYRLADVALVNPIRDGMNLVAKEVPVVSDEGCALVLSREAGAAAELAEDSVMVNPYDVIATADALDAALNMPAGERAERCKRLAAAATALPPQRWFLDQLEALR; encoded by the coding sequence ATGTCTGCACGTCGTGATCAGTCCGCGCCGTCCGAGCAGGAGCGGCCCCAGGCGACCGTACTCGTCGCGTCGAACCGCGGACCCGCCTCGTACTCGCTGTCGGACGACGGGTCGTTGTCGATCAAGCGCGGGGGCGGCGGCCTGGTCTCCGGGCTCTCGGCGATCGGCGGGGCGGACGGGACCGTCTGGGTCTGCGCCGCCCTCGGAGAGGGCGACCGGGAGGCCGCCCGGCGGGCCCCCGGGGGCAGGCTGGACCACCTCGCCGAGGAGTCCGCCCGGACCGACCAGCCGGTGCGGATGCTGGACATCGACGCCGGGACCTTCACCCGGGCGTACAACGGCATCGCCAACTCCACCCTCTGGTTCGTCCACCACCTCCTCTACGACACCCCGGTCAAGCCGGTCTTCGACGACCGCTTCCGCAAGGAGTGGGACTCCTACCAGGCGTACAACCGGGCCTTCGCCGAGGCGCTAGCCGCCGAGGCCGCGCCCGGGGCGACCGTGCTGATCCAGGACTACCACCTGACGCTGACCCCCCATCAACTGCGGGAACTGCGGCCGGATCTGAGGATCGGCCACTTCTCCCACACCCCCTGGGCGCCGCCGGACTACTACCGGCTGCTGCCGGACCGGGTCGCCGCGCAGGTGCTCGAGGGCGTGCTGGGCGCGGACCGGGCGGCCTTCCTCACCCGGCGCTGGGCGCGCACCTTCGCGGACTGCTGCGAGGCGGTGCTCGGCGCCGAGGTCGTCGACCCCGGCCCGGACGGCGGCGACCTGACGATCCGCCACCAGGGCCGCGAGGTGCGGATCGGGGTGCACGGGCTGGGCGCGGACGCCGAGTTCCTGCGCGACCGGGCCCACCAGCCCGACGTGGACTCCCGGCTGGCCGGGCTGCGCACCTCGGTCGGCACCGGGCCGGACGGCCGGCCGCGCCGGACGATCGTCCGGGTGGACCGGACCGAGCTGTCCAAGAACATCGTCCGCGGGCTGCTCGCCTACCGGCATCTGCTGCGTACCCGGGAGGAGTGGCGGGGGCGGGTGGTGCACATCGCCTTCGCCTACCCCTCGCGGCACGACCTGCCGGAGTACCGGGAGTACACGGCGGCCGTCCAGCGGCTGGCCGCCGAGATCAACGACGAGTTCGGGACGGCCGACTGGCAGCCGCTGCTGCTGCACGTCGACGACGACTTCCCGCGTTCGCTGGCCGCCTACCGGCTGGCCGACGTGGCGCTGGTGAACCCGATCCGGGACGGGATGAACCTGGTCGCCAAGGAGGTGCCGGTGGTCTCCGACGAGGGCTGCGCGCTGGTGCTCTCCCGGGAGGCCGGGGCGGCCGCCGAACTCGCCGAGGACTCGGTGATGGTCAACCCGTACGACGTGATCGCCACCGCGGACGCGCTGGACGCGGCGCTGAACATGCCGGCCGGCGAGCGCGCGGAACGCTGCAAGCGGCTGGCCGCGGCGGCGACCGCGCTGCCCCCGCAGCGGTGGTTCCTGGACCAGCTGGAGGCGCTGCGTTGA
- the thrC gene encoding threonine synthase gives MAAQTADANTSTDTPDFGPAVALSCRECGARFPLGPSFACLECFGPLEIAYELPTGDPEALRARIEAGPTNIWRYAPLLPVPADVAGQPSLNPGWTKLVKADNLARELGITGGLHVKDDSGNPTHSFKDRVVAIAVQAARTFGFTTLSCSSTGNLAGAVGAAAARTGLRSCVFIPHDLEAGKVVMAAVYGGELVGIEGNYDDVNRFCSELIGDPAGEGWGFVNVNLRPYYGEGSKTLAYEICEQLGWRLPDQIVIPIASGSQLTKIDKGLKELIEVGLVEDKPYKIFGAQATGCSPVSVAFKAGHDVVRPQKPDTIAKSLAIGNPADGPYVLDIARRTGGAVEDVNDDEVVDAIRLLARTEGIFAETAGGVTVGVLRKLLKSGQLDPAAETVVLNTGDGLKTLDAVADKARPTAIIRPTLDSFREAGLA, from the coding sequence ATGGCTGCGCAGACTGCTGACGCCAACACTTCCACCGACACCCCCGACTTCGGTCCCGCCGTCGCGCTCTCCTGTCGCGAGTGCGGAGCCCGCTTCCCGCTCGGCCCCTCCTTCGCGTGCCTGGAGTGCTTCGGCCCGCTGGAGATCGCCTACGAGCTGCCGACCGGCGACCCCGAGGCGCTGCGCGCCCGGATCGAGGCCGGCCCCACCAACATCTGGCGGTACGCCCCGCTGCTGCCGGTCCCGGCGGACGTCGCCGGGCAGCCCAGCCTCAACCCCGGCTGGACCAAGCTGGTCAAGGCCGACAACCTGGCCCGCGAGCTGGGCATCACCGGCGGGCTGCACGTCAAGGACGACTCCGGGAACCCCACCCACTCCTTCAAGGACCGGGTGGTGGCGATCGCCGTGCAGGCCGCCCGCACCTTCGGCTTCACCACCCTCTCCTGCTCCTCCACCGGCAACCTGGCCGGCGCGGTGGGCGCCGCCGCGGCCCGCACCGGGCTGCGCTCCTGCGTCTTCATCCCGCACGACCTGGAGGCCGGCAAGGTCGTGATGGCCGCGGTCTACGGCGGCGAGCTGGTCGGCATCGAGGGCAACTACGACGATGTGAACCGCTTCTGCTCGGAGCTGATCGGCGACCCGGCCGGCGAGGGCTGGGGCTTCGTCAACGTCAACCTCCGCCCTTACTACGGCGAGGGCTCCAAGACCCTGGCCTACGAGATCTGCGAGCAGCTCGGCTGGCGGCTGCCGGACCAGATCGTCATCCCGATCGCCTCCGGCTCCCAGCTCACCAAGATCGACAAGGGGCTCAAGGAGCTCATCGAGGTCGGCCTGGTGGAGGACAAGCCGTACAAGATCTTCGGCGCCCAGGCCACCGGCTGCTCCCCGGTCTCGGTCGCCTTCAAGGCGGGCCACGACGTGGTCCGCCCGCAGAAGCCGGACACCATCGCCAAGTCGCTGGCCATCGGCAACCCGGCCGACGGCCCGTACGTCCTGGACATCGCCCGCCGCACCGGCGGCGCGGTGGAGGACGTGAACGACGACGAGGTGGTGGACGCCATCCGGCTGCTGGCCCGCACCGAGGGCATCTTCGCCGAGACCGCCGGTGGCGTCACCGTCGGCGTCCTGCGCAAGCTGCTGAAGAGCGGTCAGCTGGACCCCGCCGCCGAGACCGTGGTGCTCAACACCGGCGACGGCCTCAAGACCCTCGACGCGGTCGCGGACAAGGCCCGTCCGACCGCGATCATCCGCCCCACCCTTGACTCGTTCCGAGAGGCAGGCCTCGCATGA
- the otsB gene encoding trehalose-phosphatase, giving the protein MTELLGTPGLRGLLAEPERALVALDFDGTLSPIVADPEAARAHPAVLPALRRLAPRVGTVAILTGRPAEVAVRNGGFAGAEGLDGLIVLGHYGAERWDASTGRVTADPPPPGVAAVRAELPGLLKDLAAPEGTWIEDKDRSLAVHTRRAADPDGALDLLRAPLAALAERTGLQVEPGHYVLELRPPGVDKGAALRGLARERRARGVLYAGDDLGDLPAFRAARGLGGCTVVVGDPPRPELEALADTAVPSPAELAQLLGGLAAALG; this is encoded by the coding sequence CTGACCGAGCTGCTCGGCACCCCCGGGCTGCGGGGACTGCTGGCCGAGCCCGAACGCGCCCTGGTGGCACTGGACTTCGACGGGACGCTCTCGCCGATCGTGGCCGATCCGGAGGCCGCCCGGGCACATCCGGCGGTGCTGCCGGCGCTGCGCCGGCTGGCGCCCCGGGTGGGCACGGTGGCGATCCTCACCGGGCGGCCGGCCGAGGTGGCGGTGCGCAACGGCGGCTTCGCCGGCGCGGAGGGCCTGGACGGGCTGATCGTCCTCGGCCACTACGGCGCCGAGCGCTGGGACGCGTCCACCGGCCGGGTGACCGCCGACCCGCCGCCGCCCGGGGTGGCGGCGGTCCGCGCCGAACTTCCGGGGCTGCTGAAGGACCTAGCGGCGCCGGAGGGGACCTGGATCGAGGACAAGGACCGCTCACTGGCCGTCCACACCCGCCGTGCGGCCGACCCGGACGGGGCGCTGGACCTCCTGCGGGCGCCGCTGGCGGCCCTCGCCGAGCGCACCGGGCTGCAGGTGGAGCCCGGCCACTACGTCCTGGAGCTGCGCCCGCCGGGTGTGGACAAGGGGGCCGCGCTGCGTGGGCTGGCCCGCGAGCGCAGAGCGCGCGGAGTGCTGTACGCCGGGGACGACCTGGGCGACCTGCCGGCCTTCCGGGCCGCCCGCGGGCTCGGCGGCTGCACGGTCGTGGTGGGCGATCCGCCCCGCCCCGAACTGGAGGCGCTGGCCGACACGGCGGTCCCGTCGCCCGCCGAACTGGCGCAGCTGCTGGGGGGCCTGGCGGCCGCCCTGGGATGA
- a CDS encoding DUF3263 domain-containing protein, translating into MERELSDRDRAILALEARSWRSPGAKEAAIRERLGLAPVRYYQLLNALLDREEALAHSPVLVNRLRRLRDTRRAGR; encoded by the coding sequence GTGGAGCGGGAACTGAGCGACCGGGACCGCGCGATCCTCGCCCTGGAGGCGAGGAGCTGGCGCTCGCCGGGCGCCAAGGAGGCCGCCATCCGCGAGCGGCTCGGCCTCGCCCCCGTCCGCTACTACCAGCTGCTGAACGCCCTGCTGGACCGCGAGGAGGCGCTCGCCCACTCCCCGGTCCTGGTCAACCGCCTGCGCAGGCTCCGGGACACCCGCCGCGCGGGCCGCTGA
- a CDS encoding ubiquitin-like small modifier protein 1, whose product MSVTVRIPTILRTYTGGAAEVAAEGKTLAEVLDALEADHTGIRARILDDQGKLRRFVNVYVNDDDVRFAEGLDTAVADGGNVSIIPAVAGGC is encoded by the coding sequence ATGAGCGTCACCGTCCGCATCCCGACCATCCTGCGCACCTACACCGGGGGCGCGGCCGAGGTGGCCGCCGAGGGCAAGACCCTCGCCGAGGTCCTCGACGCGCTGGAGGCCGACCACACCGGCATCCGCGCCCGGATCCTGGACGACCAGGGCAAGCTGCGCCGCTTCGTGAACGTCTACGTCAACGACGACGACGTGCGCTTCGCGGAGGGGCTGGACACCGCGGTCGCCGACGGCGGCAACGTCTCGATCATCCCCGCGGTCGCCGGCGGCTGCTGA
- a CDS encoding cold-shock protein — protein MAQGTVKWFNAEKGYGFIAVDGGADVFVHYSAIQMDGYRSLDEGQRVEFEISQGQKGPQADMVRVLA, from the coding sequence ATGGCTCAGGGCACCGTCAAGTGGTTCAACGCGGAGAAGGGGTACGGCTTCATCGCGGTCGACGGTGGGGCGGACGTGTTCGTCCACTACAGCGCGATCCAGATGGACGGCTACCGTTCGCTCGACGAGGGCCAGCGGGTCGAGTTCGAGATCTCGCAGGGTCAGAAGGGGCCGCAGGCGGACATGGTCCGCGTGCTCGCCTGA
- a CDS encoding cupin domain-containing protein: MDATDAPSSPTAPAGPSGPSGPTGPSFALHVADVELTEDQLDPEQIVSGRPVVSSAVLWTSADGSQERGVWQITPGVVTDTEADELFVVLSGRATVEVEGGPVLTVGPGDAAVLRAGDRTRWTVHETLRKVYSITGPAAAG, from the coding sequence ATGGACGCCACCGACGCCCCCAGCTCCCCGACCGCCCCGGCGGGACCGAGCGGCCCGAGCGGACCGACCGGCCCCAGCTTCGCCCTCCACGTCGCCGACGTGGAGTTGACGGAGGATCAGCTGGATCCGGAGCAGATCGTCTCCGGCCGTCCGGTGGTCTCCTCCGCGGTCCTGTGGACCTCCGCGGACGGCTCGCAGGAGCGCGGTGTGTGGCAGATCACCCCGGGGGTGGTCACCGACACCGAGGCGGACGAGCTCTTCGTGGTCCTCTCCGGCCGGGCGACCGTCGAGGTGGAGGGCGGCCCGGTGCTGACGGTCGGCCCCGGCGACGCAGCGGTGCTGCGTGCCGGGGACCGTACCCGCTGGACCGTCCACGAGACCCTGCGCAAGGTCTACTCGATCACCGGGCCGGCCGCCGCCGGCTGA
- a CDS encoding threonine ammonia-lyase: MLIGLDELRAAAERIAPVAVRTPLMTCPWADDGERRLFLKPETLQPTGAFKIRGAYNRLSALTEEERARGVVAQSSGNHAQAVAYAARELGIKAVIVMPDDSPAVKVENTRSFGAEVVLVPLEERDTTPRDLMERHGYVWVPPYDDPYIIAGQGTAGLELAEDARGKELDAVLVPVSGGGLISGVATAVKALLPGVRVIGVEPELASDATEGFRAGERAVWEFARTRRTIADGLRTSAVGLLNWPHIKEYVDDFVTVTEDEIRNAVGVLARRGRLVAEPSGAVTTAAYLHHAAELPGARFAAVVSGGNIDPALLAELVAVAS, translated from the coding sequence GTGCTGATAGGCCTGGACGAGCTGCGCGCCGCCGCCGAGCGGATCGCGCCGGTGGCGGTCCGCACCCCGCTGATGACCTGCCCGTGGGCGGACGACGGCGAGCGCCGCCTCTTCCTCAAGCCGGAGACCCTCCAGCCCACCGGCGCGTTCAAGATCCGGGGGGCGTACAACCGGCTCTCCGCTCTCACCGAGGAGGAGCGCGCCCGCGGTGTGGTCGCGCAGTCCAGCGGCAACCACGCCCAGGCGGTCGCGTACGCGGCGCGCGAGCTCGGCATCAAGGCGGTCATCGTCATGCCGGACGACTCGCCCGCCGTGAAGGTGGAGAACACCCGCTCCTTCGGCGCCGAGGTGGTGCTGGTGCCGCTGGAGGAGCGCGACACCACCCCGCGCGACCTGATGGAGCGTCACGGCTACGTCTGGGTCCCGCCGTACGACGATCCGTACATCATCGCGGGGCAGGGCACGGCCGGGCTCGAGCTCGCCGAGGACGCCCGTGGCAAGGAGCTGGACGCGGTGCTGGTGCCGGTGAGCGGCGGCGGCCTGATCTCCGGGGTCGCGACGGCGGTGAAGGCGCTGCTGCCGGGGGTCCGGGTGATCGGCGTCGAACCGGAGCTGGCCTCGGACGCCACCGAGGGCTTCCGCGCCGGGGAGCGGGCGGTCTGGGAGTTCGCCAGGACCCGCAGGACCATCGCGGACGGCCTGCGCACCAGCGCCGTCGGCCTCCTCAACTGGCCGCACATCAAGGAGTACGTGGACGACTTCGTCACCGTCACGGAGGACGAGATCCGGAACGCGGTCGGGGTGCTGGCCCGGCGCGGCCGGCTGGTCGCCGAGCCCTCCGGCGCGGTCACCACCGCGGCCTACCTCCACCACGCCGCCGAGCTGCCCGGCGCCCGCTTCGCGGCCGTCGTCAGCGGCGGCAACATCGACCCGGCGCTGCTGGCGGAGCTGGTGGCTGTAGCCTCGTAG
- the groL gene encoding chaperonin GroEL (60 kDa chaperone family; promotes refolding of misfolded polypeptides especially under stressful conditions; forms two stacked rings of heptamers to form a barrel-shaped 14mer; ends can be capped by GroES; misfolded proteins enter the barrel where they are refolded when GroES binds) translates to MAKTIAFDEEARRGLERGMNQLADAVKVTLGPKGRNVVLEKKWGAPTITNDGVSIAKEIELEDPYEKIGAELVKEVAKKTDDVAGDGTTTATVLAQALVREGLRNVAAGANPMALKRGIEKAVEAVSAALLEQAKDVETKEQIASTASISAADTQIGELIAEAMDKVGKEGVITVEESQTFGLELELTEGMRFDKGYISAYFATDMERMEASLEDPYILIANSKISAIKDLLPLLEKVMQSGKPLLIIAEDVEGEALSTLVVNKIRGTFKSVAVKAPGFGDRRKAMLGDIAILTGGQVISEEVGLKLENAGIELLGRARKVVITKDETTIVDGAGDSEQVAGRVNQIRAEIENSDSDYDREKLQERLAKLAGGVAVIKAGAATEVELKERKHRIEDAVRNAKAAVEEGIVAGGGVALLQAGSAFEKLELDGDEATGANIVKVALEAPIKQIATNAGLEGGVVVEKVRNLPAGHGLNAATGDYEDLVKQGVIDPAKVTRSALQNAASIAALFLTTEAVIADKPEKAAAPAGGGMPGGDMDF, encoded by the coding sequence ATGGCCAAGACCATCGCGTTTGACGAGGAAGCGCGGCGCGGCCTCGAGCGCGGGATGAACCAGCTCGCCGACGCTGTCAAGGTGACGCTGGGCCCCAAGGGCCGCAACGTCGTCCTTGAGAAGAAGTGGGGCGCCCCCACGATCACCAACGACGGTGTCTCCATCGCCAAGGAGATCGAGCTCGAGGACCCCTACGAGAAGATCGGCGCGGAGCTCGTCAAGGAGGTCGCCAAGAAGACCGACGACGTCGCGGGTGACGGCACCACCACCGCCACCGTCCTCGCCCAGGCTCTCGTCCGCGAGGGTCTGCGCAACGTCGCCGCCGGCGCCAACCCGATGGCCCTCAAGCGCGGCATCGAGAAGGCCGTCGAGGCCGTCTCCGCCGCCCTGCTGGAGCAGGCCAAGGACGTCGAGACCAAGGAGCAGATCGCCTCCACCGCCTCGATCTCCGCCGCCGACACCCAGATCGGCGAGCTCATCGCCGAGGCGATGGACAAGGTCGGCAAGGAAGGCGTCATCACCGTCGAGGAGTCGCAGACCTTCGGGCTCGAGCTCGAGCTCACCGAGGGCATGCGCTTCGACAAGGGCTACATCTCGGCCTACTTCGCCACCGACATGGAGCGGATGGAGGCCTCGCTCGAGGACCCCTACATCCTCATCGCCAACTCCAAGATCTCCGCGATCAAGGACCTGCTGCCGCTCCTCGAGAAGGTCATGCAGTCCGGCAAGCCGCTGCTGATCATCGCCGAGGACGTCGAGGGCGAGGCCCTGTCCACCCTGGTGGTCAACAAGATCCGCGGCACCTTCAAGTCCGTCGCCGTCAAGGCCCCGGGCTTCGGCGACCGCCGCAAGGCCATGCTCGGCGACATCGCCATCCTCACCGGTGGCCAGGTCATCTCCGAGGAGGTCGGCCTCAAGCTGGAGAACGCGGGCATCGAGCTGCTCGGCCGCGCCCGCAAGGTCGTCATCACCAAGGACGAGACCACCATCGTCGACGGTGCCGGTGACAGCGAGCAGGTCGCGGGCCGGGTGAACCAGATCCGCGCCGAGATCGAGAACAGCGACTCCGACTACGACCGCGAGAAGCTGCAGGAGCGCCTGGCCAAGCTGGCCGGCGGCGTGGCGGTCATCAAGGCCGGTGCGGCGACCGAGGTCGAGCTCAAGGAGCGCAAGCACCGCATCGAGGACGCCGTCCGCAACGCGAAGGCCGCCGTCGAGGAGGGCATCGTCGCCGGTGGCGGCGTGGCCCTGCTGCAGGCCGGCTCCGCCTTCGAGAAGCTGGAGCTGGACGGCGACGAGGCGACCGGCGCGAACATCGTGAAGGTCGCCCTCGAGGCGCCGATCAAGCAGATCGCCACCAACGCCGGCCTCGAGGGCGGCGTCGTGGTGGAGAAGGTGCGCAACCTGCCGGCCGGCCACGGCCTCAACGCCGCCACGGGCGACTACGAGGACCTGGTCAAGCAGGGCGTCATCGACCCCGCCAAGGTGACCCGCTCCGCGCTGCAGAACGCGGCTTCGATCGCCGCGCTGTTCCTCACCACCGAGGCCGTCATCGCCGACAAGCCGGAGAAGGCCGCTGCGCCGGCCGGCGGCGGGATGCCGGGCGGTGACATGGACTTCTGA
- a CDS encoding glucosyl-3-phosphoglycerate synthase, which produces MLIEVTEWLRKRSWSAADRPLHELISAKRRAGSAGTVSVVLPALNEEATVGPIVAAIRRELMEAVPLVDELVVVDSGSTDRTAAVAAAAGARVVHRDAILPRIPAAPGKGEVLWRSLLVTSGEIVCFVDSDLREFDSAFVSGIVGPLLTEPGVDFVKAMYDRPLETAAGVVPGGGGRVTELVARPLLNLHWPRLAGFVQPLGGEYAARRSLLERLPFPTGYGVEIGLLVDALESAGLDALAQVDVGVRHHRHQDGAALGRMAATIYATALSRLGGGEFDARPRLTQFQRDAEGFAPYTTDVAAEERPPMRDVPEYAARWARTA; this is translated from the coding sequence GTGCTAATCGAGGTGACGGAGTGGCTACGCAAGCGGTCCTGGTCCGCAGCCGACCGGCCGCTGCACGAGCTGATCTCCGCCAAGCGCCGGGCCGGCTCGGCCGGCACGGTGAGCGTGGTGCTCCCCGCGCTGAACGAGGAGGCGACGGTCGGCCCGATCGTGGCCGCGATCCGGCGCGAGCTGATGGAGGCCGTGCCGCTGGTCGACGAGCTGGTGGTGGTCGACTCCGGATCGACCGACCGCACGGCGGCGGTCGCGGCGGCGGCCGGCGCCCGGGTGGTGCACCGGGACGCGATACTCCCCCGGATACCGGCCGCACCCGGCAAGGGCGAGGTGCTGTGGCGCTCGCTGCTGGTGACCTCGGGCGAGATCGTCTGCTTCGTCGACTCCGACCTGCGCGAGTTCGACTCCGCCTTCGTCTCCGGGATCGTCGGCCCGCTGCTCACCGAGCCCGGCGTGGACTTCGTCAAGGCGATGTACGACCGGCCGCTGGAGACCGCGGCGGGGGTGGTGCCGGGCGGCGGCGGGCGGGTCACCGAGCTGGTCGCCCGGCCGCTGCTGAACCTCCACTGGCCGCGCCTGGCCGGCTTCGTCCAGCCGCTCGGCGGGGAGTACGCGGCCCGCAGGTCGCTGCTGGAGCGGCTGCCCTTCCCGACCGGCTACGGGGTGGAGATCGGGCTGCTGGTGGACGCGCTGGAGTCGGCGGGCCTGGACGCGCTGGCCCAGGTGGACGTGGGCGTGCGGCACCACCGGCACCAGGACGGGGCGGCGCTCGGCCGGATGGCCGCGACGATCTACGCGACCGCGCTGAGCCGGCTGGGCGGCGGGGAGTTCGACGCCCGGCCGCGGCTGACCCAGTTCCAGCGGGACGCCGAGGGCTTCGCCCCCTACACCACCGACGTGGCCGCGGAGGAACGCCCGCCGATGCGGGACGTCCCCGAGTACGCGGCGAGGTGGGCGCGCACCGCCTGA